A portion of the Nyctibius grandis isolate bNycGra1 chromosome 31, bNycGra1.pri, whole genome shotgun sequence genome contains these proteins:
- the LOC137674940 gene encoding mast cell protease 1A-like isoform X2 translates to MCQPQPLLALLLLLSCPWANASALRALIVGGHEAQPHSHPYMAYLKIGTSACGGFLVAPGWVMTAAHCMGNATVILGAHNIHEPETTQQIRGVLGYYQHPAYDPNTVSNDIMLLKLTAKATLNDYVKTIPLPKTSSDLPTGTKCSIAGWGLIDDDQTTNKLFETKVSIYSRRKCIHFYPHLNTGMVCAGSFHELRDSSQGDSGGPLVCNKVAQGIVSFGYDTPPGVYTRISNYLRWIKRTLKK, encoded by the exons ATGTGCCAGCCGCAGCCactgctggccctgctgctcctgctttcctgcCCATGGGCCAATGCCA GTGCTCTACGGGCTCTGATTGTGGGGGGCCACGAGGCTCAGCCCCACTCCCACCCTTACATGGCATACCTGAAGATAGGGACATCAGCCTGTGGAGGCTTCCTGGTGGCCCCTGGCTGGGTGATGACAGCTGCACACTGCATGGG GAATGCCACAGTCATCCTGGGAGCTCACAACATCCACGAACCAGAAACGACCCAGCAGATCCGGGGAGTTCTCGGATACTACCAGCACCCTGCATATGACCCCAACACCGTGTCTAATGACATCATGCTGCTCAAG CTGACCGCGAAGGCCACTCTCAATGACTACGTCAAGACCATTCCACTGCCCAAGACCAGCAGCGACCTCCCCACAGGCACCAAGTGCAGCATAGCCGGGTGGGGCCTGATCGATGATGACCAGACGACCAACAAGCTCTTTGAAACCAAAGTCTCCATCTACAGTCGCAGGAAATGCATCCACTTCTATCCACATCTCAACACTGGCATGGTCTGTGCCGGCAGCTTCCACGAGCTCAGGGATTCCAGCCAG GGAGATTCTGGTGGGCCCCTGGTATGCAATAAGGTGGCACAAGGCATCGTTTCCTTCGGGTACGACACCCCACCTGGGGTCTACACCCGCATCTCCAACTACCTGCGCTGGATCAAAAGAACCCTGAAGAAGTAG
- the LOC137675064 gene encoding granzyme K-like, whose product MTKHLQKLLLSLLLLTWPPAKANYSWNQMEGGGEAKTHSTPYVAYLQGKNNHFCGGFLVAPNWVMTAAQCFIHKPLTVILGAHTIQRREESWQTFEVQEYHCHPDFISPKKGNDILLLKLKGNATSNSYVGTISFEKSKLPGRTECSIAGWGYKTPATTLREATVTIINQRDCLSHYPGLADNLICGLSGSAGGDAGDPLVCNNKAYGIFSYRHNNWPGFYTHIAPYLHWVKSIMKSA is encoded by the exons ATGACGAAGCACCTGCAGAAactcctgctctccctcctgctgctgacaTGGCCCCCTGCTAAAGCCA ATTATTCCTGGAATCAGATGGAGGGAGGAGGTGAAGCCAAGACCCACTCCACACCCTACGTGGCCTATCTGCAAGGAAAGAACAACCATTTCTGCGGAGGCTTCCTAGTGGCCCCAAACTGGGTGATGACAGCGGCTCAGTGCTTCAT TCATAAACCACTGACTGTCATCCTTGGAGCCCACACAAtccagaggagagaggaaagctgGCAAACATTCGAAGTCCAGGAGTATCACTGCCACCCAGATTTCATAAGTCCTAAGAAGGGAAATGACATCCTCTTGCTGAAG CTGAAAGGCAATGCCACCAGCAACAGCTACGTTGGGACCATAtcctttgaaaaatcaaaactcCCTGGAAGGACTGAGTGCAGCATAGCCGGCTGGGGCTACAAAACACCTGCTACCACGTTACGCGAAGCCACCGTCACCATCATCAATCAAAGGGACTGCCTCAGCCACTACCCTGGACTTGCTGACAACTTGATTTGTGGCCTCAGTGGATCTGCTGGG GGTGATGCCGGGGATCCACTCGTCTGCAACAACAAAGCCTATGGCATCTTCTCCTATAGGCATAACAATTGGCCTGGTTTCTACACACACATTGCTCCTTACCTTCACTGGGTCAAAAGTATCATGAAGTCAGCATGA
- the LOC137674940 gene encoding mast cell protease 1A-like isoform X1 → MGQCQCSTGSDCGGPRGSAPLPPLHGIPEDRDISLWRLPGGPWLGDDSCTLHGGKDTGETQPVFAFLSSAATARNATVILGAHNIHEPETTQQIRGVLGYYQHPAYDPNTVSNDIMLLKLTAKATLNDYVKTIPLPKTSSDLPTGTKCSIAGWGLIDDDQTTNKLFETKVSIYSRRKCIHFYPHLNTGMVCAGSFHELRDSSQGDSGGPLVCNKVAQGIVSFGYDTPPGVYTRISNYLRWIKRTLKK, encoded by the exons ATGGGCCAATGCCA GTGCTCTACGGGCTCTGATTGTGGGGGGCCACGAGGCTCAGCCCCACTCCCACCCTTACATGGCATACCTGAAGATAGGGACATCAGCCTGTGGAGGCTTCCTGGTGGCCCCTGGCTGGGTGATGACAGCTGCACACTGCATGGG GGGAAGGACACAGGTGAGACCCAACCTGTTTTCgcctttctctcctctgctgccacGGCCAGGAATGCCACAGTCATCCTGGGAGCTCACAACATCCACGAACCAGAAACGACCCAGCAGATCCGGGGAGTTCTCGGATACTACCAGCACCCTGCATATGACCCCAACACCGTGTCTAATGACATCATGCTGCTCAAG CTGACCGCGAAGGCCACTCTCAATGACTACGTCAAGACCATTCCACTGCCCAAGACCAGCAGCGACCTCCCCACAGGCACCAAGTGCAGCATAGCCGGGTGGGGCCTGATCGATGATGACCAGACGACCAACAAGCTCTTTGAAACCAAAGTCTCCATCTACAGTCGCAGGAAATGCATCCACTTCTATCCACATCTCAACACTGGCATGGTCTGTGCCGGCAGCTTCCACGAGCTCAGGGATTCCAGCCAG GGAGATTCTGGTGGGCCCCTGGTATGCAATAAGGTGGCACAAGGCATCGTTTCCTTCGGGTACGACACCCCACCTGGGGTCTACACCCGCATCTCCAACTACCTGCGCTGGATCAAAAGAACCCTGAAGAAGTAG